Proteins encoded by one window of Candidatus Nitrosocosmicus arcticus:
- a CDS encoding metalloregulator ArsR/SmtB family transcription factor yields MAPSVWKVLSEDSRRQILLLLRERDMYPTEIAKYFDTTLAAVSTNLRILKDADLIQETREGQKKRYSINPKTSMEIKDFFDKMWGHSLNDLKEFVEETSNKEKNHGIRKK; encoded by the coding sequence ATGGCGCCTTCGGTTTGGAAAGTACTATCTGAGGACAGTAGAAGACAAATATTACTACTGTTGAGAGAACGGGATATGTATCCAACTGAGATTGCCAAGTATTTTGATACTACATTGGCTGCAGTTTCTACTAATCTAAGAATTTTAAAGGATGCTGATTTGATACAAGAAACCAGAGAAGGGCAAAAAAAACGATATTCAATTAATCCTAAAACTTCAATGGAAATAAAGGATTTTTTTGATAAGATGTGGGGTCATAGTCTCAATGATCTTAAGGAGTTTGTTGAGGAGACAAGTAACAAAGAAAAGAATCATGGAATTAGAAAGAAATGA